The Litorilinea aerophila genome window below encodes:
- a CDS encoding mannonate dehydratase, which produces MRPALGLHEITEESLQFAKQIGVTDIVAIRPTGLVAADGPYYDYARLVQLRSQIEAAGLRLSAIQNIPTEWYNKIVWNLPGRDEQIDYYCRTIANVGRAGIPILHYNFHALRVWRTSRHTRDRGGALVTSYDHSLMTNAPIIGPRELSEDELWDNFEYFLRRVIPVAEDVGLKMALHPDDPPVSPIGGAACLFVTMESFQRVLDLVPSPSNGLLFCNGCFAEMLGQGLFEAIKHFGKQGKIFYVHFRNIAGSPTNFRETFIDTGDIDMLSAMKAYYEVGFDGPMIPDHLPDIIGDTPFRHIANAYTIGYMRALMKAVGVSTV; this is translated from the coding sequence ATGAGGCCTGCGCTGGGATTGCATGAGATTACAGAGGAGAGCTTGCAGTTCGCCAAGCAGATCGGCGTGACCGATATTGTGGCCATCCGTCCCACCGGATTGGTAGCTGCGGATGGCCCATATTATGATTATGCGCGTCTTGTTCAGCTGCGTTCGCAGATCGAAGCTGCTGGGCTGCGCTTGTCTGCCATCCAAAATATTCCCACTGAGTGGTACAACAAGATCGTCTGGAACTTGCCTGGTCGTGATGAGCAAATTGATTATTACTGTCGGACTATTGCCAATGTAGGTCGGGCGGGCATTCCGATTCTTCATTACAATTTTCATGCTCTACGGGTATGGCGAACCAGCCGCCATACCCGAGATCGGGGAGGCGCCCTGGTTACTAGCTATGATCATTCACTCATGACGAATGCCCCGATAATTGGACCACGAGAACTAAGCGAGGATGAACTGTGGGACAACTTTGAATATTTTCTCAGACGAGTTATTCCTGTAGCAGAAGATGTAGGCCTTAAAATGGCCTTACATCCAGATGATCCTCCGGTTAGTCCGATCGGTGGTGCAGCATGTTTGTTTGTCACCATGGAATCGTTCCAGCGTGTACTTGACCTGGTGCCTAGTCCCTCTAACGGGTTGCTTTTTTGTAATGGCTGCTTCGCTGAAATGCTCGGTCAAGGGCTATTTGAAGCCATTAAGCATTTTGGCAAGCAAGGCAAGATCTTCTATGTGCATTTTCGCAATATAGCAGGGAGTCCTACCAATTTCCGTGAAACCTTTATTGACACGGGCGATATAGACATGTTGTCAGCAATGAAAGCCTATTATGAAGTTGGTTTTGACGGTCCTATGATTCCTGACCATTTGCCGGACATTATTGGCGATACACCGTTCCGTCACATTGCTAACGCATATACCATCGGTTATATGAGGGCTTTGATGAAAGCGGTTGGGGTATCGACTGTCTAA
- a CDS encoding sugar phosphate isomerase/epimerase family protein, which produces MKVGVFAVVFSRLPFEQALDYIRSVGVEAVEIGCGGYVGDAHCKPAELLADEGALAAFRQAVQQRGLTISALSVHANPLHPNPEIGEVHKAYVENAIRLAARLEVDTVVTFSGCPGGGPGDRHPNWVTCPWPPDFSETVQWQWEAVMISYWQEVAQMAAREGVRIAIEMHPGFCVYNVETALALRETVGPTIGVNFDPSHLFWQGVDPGHAIRALGEAIFHFHAKDTRIDPINTRVNGVLDVKSYRQFAQRSWIFRTVGYGHGEEVWRDMVSNLRLVGYDGALSIEHEDGLMSGREGFEKAVRFLQGLVIREQAGETYWA; this is translated from the coding sequence ATGAAAGTTGGCGTTTTCGCCGTGGTGTTTAGCCGCCTGCCCTTCGAGCAGGCACTCGACTACATCCGCTCCGTGGGCGTGGAAGCCGTAGAAATTGGCTGCGGCGGATACGTAGGAGACGCCCACTGCAAGCCGGCCGAACTGCTGGCGGACGAAGGGGCCCTGGCGGCCTTCCGGCAGGCTGTTCAGCAGCGGGGGCTCACCATCAGCGCCTTGAGTGTCCACGCCAATCCCCTTCACCCCAATCCCGAAATCGGCGAGGTCCACAAGGCCTATGTGGAGAACGCCATTCGCCTGGCCGCCCGGCTGGAGGTGGACACCGTGGTGACCTTTTCCGGGTGCCCTGGTGGCGGCCCTGGGGATCGGCACCCCAACTGGGTCACCTGCCCCTGGCCACCGGACTTCAGCGAGACGGTCCAATGGCAGTGGGAGGCGGTTATGATCTCCTATTGGCAGGAGGTGGCCCAGATGGCCGCCCGGGAGGGAGTACGCATCGCCATTGAGATGCACCCGGGCTTCTGTGTCTACAACGTGGAGACCGCCCTGGCCCTGCGAGAGACGGTGGGGCCCACCATCGGTGTCAACTTCGATCCCAGCCACCTCTTCTGGCAGGGAGTGGATCCGGGACACGCCATCCGGGCCCTGGGGGAGGCCATTTTTCACTTCCATGCCAAGGATACGCGCATCGACCCCATCAATACCCGGGTCAACGGCGTGCTGGATGTGAAGTCGTATCGGCAATTTGCCCAACGAAGCTGGATCTTCCGGACGGTGGGCTACGGCCACGGCGAGGAGGTGTGGCGGGACATGGTCAGCAATCTGCGCCTGGTGGGCTACGATGGCGCCCTCTCCATCGAACATGAGGATGGGCTCATGTCCGGCCGGGAAGGCTTCGAAAAGGCGGTGCGTTTTCTGCAGGGGCTGGTCATCCGGGAGCAAGCGGGCGAGACGTATTGGGCTTGA
- a CDS encoding type II toxin-antitoxin system VapC family toxin, with amino-acid sequence MIVLDTHIWIWWVHGDPHLSQPQMDAISAHEGDIIGVNAISCWEIAKLVEYGRLELPCPLAEWFEQALAYPGIRLLPLTPAIAIESTRLPGKFHRDPADQIIVATARLFNCPLVTQDEKIVKYPHVVTIT; translated from the coding sequence ATGATCGTGCTCGACACCCATATTTGGATCTGGTGGGTGCATGGAGATCCACACCTTTCTCAACCTCAAATGGATGCAATCTCCGCGCACGAAGGGGACATTATCGGGGTCAATGCCATTTCGTGCTGGGAAATTGCCAAACTGGTTGAATATGGTCGTTTAGAACTTCCTTGCCCATTGGCCGAATGGTTTGAACAGGCACTGGCTTATCCAGGTATTCGTCTACTTCCTCTAACACCGGCTATAGCCATCGAATCAACCCGGCTACCAGGGAAATTCCATCGTGACCCAGCCGATCAAATCATCGTTGCCACGGCACGGCTATTCAACTGTCCTTTGGTTACCCAGGATGAAAAGATCGTGAAATACCCACATGTTGTAACGATCACATAA
- a CDS encoding GNAT family N-acetyltransferase, producing MASFQFYEPGPLQDGDLKLLLANRYPGSASLGHVPAYRFEMRQAGSYQLMGYIELRIGDTHYLRMYGGHIGYQVYPPYRGHRYAARACRLLLPLARRHGLQELWITCNPDNWASRRTCELVGAELVEIVDLPPDIDMYMQGERQKCRYRLRL from the coding sequence GTGGCGTCTTTCCAGTTTTATGAGCCGGGCCCGCTGCAGGATGGGGATCTGAAATTGCTGCTGGCCAACCGGTACCCCGGTTCTGCCTCCTTGGGCCATGTGCCGGCCTATCGGTTCGAGATGCGCCAGGCCGGTTCCTACCAGCTCATGGGCTACATCGAACTGCGCATCGGCGATACCCACTACCTGCGCATGTACGGGGGCCACATCGGCTACCAGGTATATCCGCCCTACCGGGGCCATCGCTATGCGGCCCGGGCCTGTCGCCTGCTGCTGCCCCTGGCCCGTCGCCACGGCCTGCAGGAGCTCTGGATCACGTGCAACCCGGACAACTGGGCGTCCCGGCGCACATGCGAACTGGTCGGCGCCGAACTGGTGGAAATCGTGGACCTGCCACCGGATATCGACATGTACATGCAGGGCGAACGTCAGAAGTGCCGCTATCGGCTTCGGCTGTGA
- a CDS encoding MBL fold metallo-hydrolase: MPHSNHVQLVDNAGWDARILVCRNDALVDTYLVVTRRYLVVVDTLINPATGARLLALARPYLTQGRSLLVVNTHADYDHCWGNQVFADLGTPIIGQREAPVRCTGVESRQLLQRLQAEEPDIFADVQLTPPNLLFDERLTIDGGDLTLELMATPGHTPDHISIYLPEIETLLAGDAAELPFPMAERVADLPHMRRSLERLAALNARTVLYCHGPVEAGPRLLQDNIAYFDRLEEACRVVLARGTPPDGLDDAGLIRWVGLPFGDAVPEGPAWAQVPESYRTAGHAAQIRQMLAWLQQR, from the coding sequence ATGCCCCACAGCAACCACGTCCAGCTGGTGGACAATGCCGGCTGGGATGCACGGATCCTCGTCTGCCGGAACGACGCCCTGGTGGATACCTATCTGGTGGTCACCCGCCGCTACCTGGTGGTGGTGGACACCCTGATCAACCCGGCCACCGGCGCCCGGTTGCTCGCCCTGGCCCGGCCATACCTGACCCAGGGCCGCAGCCTGCTGGTGGTGAACACCCACGCCGACTATGACCACTGCTGGGGCAACCAGGTCTTCGCCGACCTGGGCACGCCCATCATCGGCCAGCGAGAAGCCCCGGTCCGCTGCACCGGGGTGGAGTCCCGGCAGCTGCTCCAGCGGCTGCAGGCGGAGGAGCCCGACATCTTCGCCGACGTGCAGTTGACGCCGCCCAACCTCCTCTTTGACGAGAGGCTGACCATCGACGGCGGTGACCTGACCCTGGAGTTGATGGCCACACCAGGACATACCCCGGACCATATTTCCATTTACCTGCCGGAGATAGAGACCCTGCTGGCCGGGGACGCAGCCGAGCTGCCCTTCCCCATGGCGGAACGGGTGGCGGACCTGCCCCACATGCGCCGTTCCCTGGAGCGCCTGGCCGCCCTGAACGCCCGCACTGTGCTCTACTGCCATGGGCCGGTGGAGGCCGGCCCGCGGCTGCTCCAGGACAACATCGCCTACTTCGACCGGCTGGAGGAGGCCTGTCGCGTGGTCCTGGCCCGGGGGACGCCGCCCGACGGGTTGGACGATGCCGGGCTGATCCGGTGGGTGGGCCTGCCCTTTGGAGATGCCGTCCCCGAGGGGCCGGCGTGGGCGCAGGTGCCGGAAAGTTACCGCACCGCCGGCCACGCGGCCCAGATCCGTCAGATGCTGGCCTGGCTTCAGCAGCGGTGA
- a CDS encoding LysR family transcriptional regulator — MLNLYKLEIFALVVRTGSFSAAAERLLMSQPAVSQHIQDLEASLGTRLFRRGRRGVSLTPAGETLYRYAQEILRLVAEAENAVADIRHLSGGQVTVAATPGIGVYLLPDWAQAFRRRYPNLTVAIQTRTTPQIMEGLLRGEMDIGLIEGELEELDNDEIGVLALEDVEQFVIVGPEHPWWGRSTVAMEELTGQRFVMRQRHSQTRIWLEEALRTAHVQVQVVAEFDNMESIKRAVAHGDDITILPHYVVRREVEAGTLAALAVEGRPLWRTLKLVWNRHAHLSPVTRAFLRSLEKYLPRLQELAVT, encoded by the coding sequence ATGCTAAATCTCTACAAGCTTGAAATCTTTGCCCTGGTGGTCCGCACCGGCAGCTTTAGCGCCGCGGCCGAACGCCTGTTGATGAGCCAGCCCGCGGTGAGCCAACACATCCAGGATCTGGAAGCCAGCCTGGGCACGCGCCTCTTTCGTCGGGGGCGGCGGGGCGTCTCCCTTACCCCGGCCGGCGAAACCCTGTACCGCTACGCCCAGGAGATCCTGCGCCTGGTGGCCGAGGCCGAAAATGCGGTGGCCGACATCCGTCACCTGTCCGGTGGCCAGGTGACCGTGGCCGCCACGCCCGGCATTGGCGTGTATCTGCTGCCCGATTGGGCCCAGGCTTTTCGCCGTCGCTACCCCAATCTCACCGTGGCCATCCAAACCCGAACCACCCCCCAGATCATGGAAGGGCTGCTCCGGGGGGAAATGGACATTGGCCTGATTGAAGGGGAGCTGGAGGAATTGGACAACGACGAAATCGGCGTGCTGGCGTTGGAGGATGTGGAGCAGTTCGTCATCGTAGGACCCGAACACCCCTGGTGGGGCCGGTCCACCGTGGCCATGGAAGAGCTGACTGGCCAGCGTTTTGTCATGCGCCAGCGCCACAGCCAGACCCGCATCTGGCTGGAGGAGGCCCTGCGGACGGCCCACGTCCAGGTTCAGGTGGTGGCAGAGTTCGACAACATGGAGTCCATCAAACGGGCAGTGGCCCATGGAGACGACATCACCATTCTGCCCCACTACGTGGTGCGGCGGGAAGTGGAAGCCGGGACGCTGGCTGCCCTGGCCGTGGAAGGCAGGCCCCTCTGGCGTACCCTGAAGCTGGTGTGGAACCGCCACGCCCACCTCAGCCCGGTCACCCGTGCCTTCCTCCGCTCCCTGGAGAAGTACCTGCCCCGCCTCCAGGAACTGGCCGTGACGTAA
- a CDS encoding rhodanese-like domain-containing protein: protein MNLLNRLFGVSQRQTISPTEYQARYVDAQVPHTLVDVRTPAEFQEGFIPGAIQISLQELQQKMARIPKDRPVIVYCRSGNRSAFAANLLMQAGYEEVYDLGGIVDWARAGLPVKR, encoded by the coding sequence ATGAACTTGTTGAATCGCCTGTTTGGTGTGAGCCAGCGCCAGACCATCAGCCCGACAGAGTATCAGGCCCGCTATGTAGATGCCCAGGTGCCCCATACCCTGGTGGATGTGCGCACCCCAGCTGAATTCCAGGAGGGGTTTATCCCCGGGGCCATCCAGATCAGCCTGCAGGAGTTGCAGCAGAAAATGGCGCGCATTCCCAAGGACCGGCCGGTCATCGTCTACTGTCGCAGCGGCAACCGCAGCGCCTTCGCTGCCAACCTGTTGATGCAGGCCGGGTACGAAGAGGTGTACGACCTGGGCGGCATCGTGGACTGGGCACGCGCGGGCCTGCCGGTGAAGCGGTAG
- a CDS encoding MBL fold metallo-hydrolase — protein MLLRYFYDERLAQASYLVGCVATGEALVVDPAREITPYLRAAEKEGLRITHVTETHIHADFVSGSRELAAATGATIYLSDMGDASWKYGYADEPNVILVRDGDSWMVGNVRVEVLHTPGHTPEHISFMITDTAGADRPMGIFTGDFLFVGDVGRPDLLEEAAGLKGTKEAGARQQFQTVQRFKELPDYLQIWPGHGAGSACGKALGAVPSTTLGYEKLFNPAFQFQEEEAFVTWLLEGQPEAPRYFAQMKKVNKEGPALLASLTSPTRLDRAALDRVLAAGGQVFDLRNRGDFAAAHVPGTINVPADNNSFVTYLGWLVDYTRPVYLVLPSVDRAAEILVALRSIGIDQVAGYVGPDALAHGTQALPVITVRQLARRLSDSGSEEDVIILDVRGRGEYAERHIVGAWHIPLGHLPQRLAELPRNRTIVTQCASGYRSQIAASLLTAAGFDDVMALNEGTDCWSRYLPTETGQAMEAIKAN, from the coding sequence ATGCTACTGCGCTATTTTTACGACGAACGGCTGGCCCAGGCCAGCTACCTGGTGGGCTGTGTGGCCACCGGCGAGGCCCTGGTGGTGGATCCCGCCCGGGAGATCACGCCCTACCTGCGGGCCGCCGAGAAGGAGGGCCTGCGCATCACCCATGTGACCGAAACCCACATCCACGCCGATTTTGTCAGCGGCAGCCGGGAACTGGCCGCAGCCACCGGTGCCACCATCTACTTGAGCGACATGGGCGATGCCAGCTGGAAGTACGGCTATGCCGATGAGCCCAACGTCATCCTGGTGCGGGATGGCGACTCGTGGATGGTGGGCAACGTCCGGGTGGAGGTGCTCCACACGCCTGGCCACACGCCCGAGCATATTTCCTTCATGATCACCGATACCGCCGGCGCCGACCGGCCCATGGGGATCTTCACCGGCGATTTCCTCTTCGTGGGCGATGTGGGCCGTCCCGACCTTCTGGAGGAGGCCGCCGGCCTCAAGGGCACCAAGGAGGCGGGCGCCCGGCAGCAGTTCCAGACGGTGCAGCGCTTCAAAGAGCTGCCCGACTACCTGCAGATCTGGCCGGGCCACGGCGCGGGCAGCGCCTGTGGCAAGGCCCTGGGCGCCGTGCCATCCACCACCCTGGGCTACGAGAAGCTCTTCAACCCCGCCTTTCAATTCCAGGAGGAAGAGGCCTTTGTGACCTGGCTTCTGGAAGGACAGCCGGAGGCGCCCCGCTATTTTGCCCAGATGAAAAAGGTCAACAAAGAGGGGCCTGCCCTGCTGGCCAGCCTCACGTCGCCGACCCGCCTGGACCGGGCCGCGCTGGACCGGGTCCTCGCGGCCGGGGGACAGGTCTTCGACCTGCGCAATCGGGGGGACTTCGCCGCGGCCCACGTGCCCGGCACCATCAACGTGCCCGCCGACAACAACAGCTTCGTCACTTACCTGGGCTGGCTGGTGGACTATACCCGGCCCGTCTACCTGGTGCTGCCATCGGTGGACAGGGCGGCCGAGATCCTGGTTGCGCTGCGTTCCATCGGCATCGACCAGGTGGCCGGCTACGTGGGGCCCGATGCCCTGGCCCATGGCACCCAGGCCCTTCCCGTCATCACCGTGCGCCAGCTGGCCCGACGGCTCTCTGACAGCGGCTCGGAGGAGGACGTCATCATCCTGGACGTGCGGGGTCGGGGCGAATATGCCGAGCGGCACATTGTGGGGGCCTGGCACATTCCCCTGGGGCACCTGCCCCAGCGGCTGGCCGAGTTGCCCCGCAACCGGACCATTGTCACCCAGTGTGCCAGCGGCTACCGTTCTCAGATTGCTGCCAGTCTGTTGACGGCAGCCGGTTTTGACGATGTGATGGCCCTCAACGAGGGGACCGACTGTTGGAGCCGCTACCTGCCCACGGAAACGGGGCAGGCCATGGAGGCCATCAAGGCGAATTGA
- a CDS encoding sulfite exporter TauE/SafE family protein, whose protein sequence is MEQLAIDLALGFAIGVSLGLLGGGGSILTVPALVYVVGQTPQAAVTASLMIVGANSALGAMMHRAQGTLNWRVAIVFGGVGMAAAYLSAGWSHWVSPTTLMILFALLMLVVGLFMILKPQPANEEGQGRGWVATMLSGAVVGVLTGFLGVGGGFLIVPALVMLVGLPIRQAVGTSLVVIAMNSLAGFLGHLSGAAIDLQVVTIFVGAGLTGALVGARLARVVHPDHLRKVFALFVIGLALFLLADNLRGA, encoded by the coding sequence ATGGAACAGTTGGCGATTGATCTTGCATTGGGCTTTGCCATCGGTGTGTCGTTGGGGTTGTTGGGCGGCGGCGGTTCCATCCTGACCGTGCCGGCCCTGGTCTACGTGGTGGGGCAGACGCCCCAGGCCGCGGTGACGGCCTCGCTGATGATTGTGGGCGCCAACAGCGCGCTGGGCGCGATGATGCATCGGGCCCAGGGGACGCTGAACTGGCGGGTTGCAATTGTCTTTGGGGGTGTGGGCATGGCGGCTGCCTACCTCTCGGCAGGCTGGTCCCACTGGGTCTCGCCCACCACCCTGATGATCCTCTTTGCCTTGCTGATGCTGGTCGTGGGGTTGTTCATGATCTTGAAGCCGCAGCCCGCCAACGAGGAGGGCCAGGGGCGGGGCTGGGTCGCGACGATGCTGAGCGGGGCCGTGGTCGGGGTGTTGACCGGCTTTCTGGGCGTGGGTGGGGGCTTCTTGATTGTGCCGGCCCTGGTGATGCTGGTGGGGCTGCCCATTCGTCAGGCCGTGGGCACCTCCCTGGTGGTGATCGCCATGAACAGCCTGGCCGGCTTCCTGGGCCATCTGTCCGGCGCGGCCATTGACCTCCAGGTGGTCACCATCTTCGTCGGCGCCGGCCTGACGGGTGCGCTGGTGGGTGCACGACTGGCCCGGGTCGTGCACCCCGATCACCTGCGCAAGGTCTTCGCCCTGTTCGTCATCGGCCTGGCCCTCTTCCTCCTGGCGGACAACCTGCGGGGGGCCTGA
- a CDS encoding BON domain-containing protein produces MHQYSFTIGAAVHCRDGRCGTLRKVVVDPYTHRVTDLIVEKGFLQKQDRVLPVTIVEKVEEDAIYLSIESSELSRYPEYREVEFQLPAPDWRSRQGYRSEHVVHWLTYYGIPDHPDPVVPMIRHRVPQGIRSDLEAIGRDTPVKNLDGMVGRIHHLLVDQKTWEITHLVVRRGVLPYRVVIPVDWIEYVDESGVFIRGDNEDLRQLPRYTERPAADILAELQDRFNAAVSDFSHVTATIEDGILRLRGVVADAQAKREAEQLGRSIQGVIDVENRLDTDAAIQARVVAALQSDPRTSDEVIEVINDRRVITLSGTVNSEEARRAAEEIASNQPGVIAVINALEVRPQDEVEKMFGVPAVVAPRMVPWWQN; encoded by the coding sequence ATGCATCAGTATTCATTTACCATCGGGGCAGCGGTGCACTGTCGAGATGGCCGTTGCGGCACGTTGCGCAAAGTGGTGGTCGACCCCTACACCCACCGGGTGACCGACCTGATCGTAGAAAAGGGGTTTTTGCAAAAGCAGGATCGGGTCCTGCCCGTCACCATTGTGGAGAAGGTCGAAGAGGACGCAATCTATCTTTCCATCGAAAGCAGCGAGTTGAGCCGGTACCCCGAATATCGGGAAGTGGAATTCCAGCTCCCTGCGCCCGACTGGCGCTCCCGGCAGGGTTACCGCTCTGAACATGTGGTGCACTGGCTCACCTATTACGGCATCCCCGATCATCCAGATCCTGTGGTGCCCATGATCCGCCATCGGGTACCCCAGGGGATCCGCTCGGATCTGGAGGCCATTGGCCGGGACACGCCGGTGAAAAACCTGGACGGCATGGTGGGGCGGATCCACCACCTGCTGGTAGACCAGAAGACCTGGGAGATCACCCACCTGGTGGTCCGCCGGGGCGTACTACCCTATCGGGTGGTCATCCCCGTCGACTGGATCGAATACGTGGACGAAAGCGGCGTCTTCATTCGGGGCGACAACGAGGACCTGCGCCAGTTGCCCCGCTACACCGAGCGACCGGCCGCTGACATCCTGGCCGAGCTCCAGGATCGCTTCAACGCCGCGGTCTCGGACTTCAGCCACGTCACCGCCACCATCGAGGACGGCATCCTGCGGCTGCGGGGCGTGGTGGCCGACGCCCAGGCCAAGCGCGAGGCGGAACAGTTGGGTCGCTCCATCCAGGGCGTCATCGACGTGGAGAACCGCCTGGACACGGATGCCGCCATCCAGGCCCGGGTGGTGGCCGCGCTGCAGAGCGATCCCCGCACCAGCGACGAGGTGATCGAGGTCATCAACGACCGGCGGGTGATCACCCTGAGCGGTACCGTGAACAGTGAAGAAGCTCGCCGGGCGGCTGAAGAAATTGCTTCCAACCAGCCCGGCGTCATCGCGGTCATCAACGCCCTGGAGGTACGCCCCCAGGACGAAGTGGAGAAGATGTTTGGGGTGCCGGCCGTGGTGGCCCCCCGCATGGTCCCCTGGTGGCAGAACTAA
- a CDS encoding DMT family transporter — translation MSAIWLILLSVSSSVAGQTALKLGVSRPDAAAASSNLLSLVAYILTTPLIWLGLFLYGVGALAWIAVLAQLDLSLAYPFLALNFVLVALVSRLGLREEIPPARWIGILVICAGILLVAHSSRS, via the coding sequence ATGTCTGCAATCTGGTTGATTTTATTGTCGGTATCATCCAGCGTGGCCGGGCAAACAGCTTTGAAACTGGGGGTCAGTCGGCCCGACGCTGCAGCCGCCAGCAGCAACCTGCTCTCCCTGGTGGCCTACATCCTGACGACGCCCCTGATCTGGCTGGGGCTGTTTCTGTATGGGGTGGGGGCCCTGGCCTGGATCGCAGTCCTGGCCCAGTTGGACCTCAGCCTGGCCTATCCGTTCCTGGCCCTGAACTTTGTCCTGGTGGCGCTGGTCTCCCGGCTTGGCCTGCGGGAGGAGATCCCGCCGGCCCGGTGGATCGGGATCCTCGTCATCTGCGCGGGCATCCTGCTGGTGGCCCACAGCAGCCGCTCCTAG
- a CDS encoding response regulator transcription factor: MSVKVLVVEDEPALVDTLEYNLQRQGYQVSVATDGTQALRVARETQPDLILLDVMLPGLDGFEVCRILRQEMNVPILMLTARTEEVDKVVGLEVGADDYLTKPFSMRELLARIKALLRRVRLVREEMAGAEREEGGEPVQTERFVFGDLVIDLGRHEMSCGGRTFHLKPKEFELLVFLARNRGIVLSRDLILERVWGWDYDGGSRTVDVHVRWLREKIEEEPSKPKRIVTVRGIGYRFEG; this comes from the coding sequence ATGAGTGTTAAAGTTCTTGTGGTGGAAGATGAACCTGCCCTGGTGGACACCCTGGAGTACAACCTCCAGCGCCAGGGCTACCAGGTCTCCGTGGCCACCGATGGGACCCAGGCCCTGCGAGTGGCCCGGGAAACCCAGCCCGACCTGATCCTGCTGGATGTCATGTTGCCGGGGCTGGACGGCTTTGAGGTGTGCCGCATCCTGCGGCAAGAGATGAACGTGCCCATCCTCATGTTGACAGCCCGCACCGAAGAAGTAGACAAGGTGGTGGGCCTGGAGGTGGGCGCAGACGACTACCTCACCAAACCCTTCAGCATGCGGGAGCTCCTGGCCCGCATCAAGGCCCTGTTGCGCCGGGTGCGCCTGGTGCGGGAGGAGATGGCCGGCGCCGAGCGGGAAGAGGGCGGCGAGCCGGTGCAGACGGAGCGTTTCGTCTTTGGCGACCTGGTGATCGACCTGGGACGACACGAAATGTCCTGCGGCGGCCGCACCTTTCACCTCAAACCCAAGGAGTTCGAGCTCCTGGTCTTCCTGGCCCGCAACCGGGGCATCGTCCTCAGCCGGGATCTCATCCTGGAACGGGTTTGGGGCTGGGACTATGACGGCGGCAGCCGCACCGTGGACGTTCACGTCCGCTGGCTGCGGGAGAAGATTGAAGAGGAGCCCTCAAAGCCCAAACGCATCGTCACGGTGCGCGGAATCGGCTACCGCTTTGAGGGCTGA